The proteins below are encoded in one region of Maribacter aestuarii:
- a CDS encoding M14 family metallopeptidase, which produces MTAYDISDFIKDYRQSLLRVFMAFLFLSLCISCKNTAKSVEKIVDTKSTGYQGQAPSPVVPTTNRPVQKQWKGVWTFNNETFFSNDFDGARLNGIAEDGNDHYTIWITAENTPINVSPWYAFKVWTENPREITVKLSYQDSRSRYYPKISRDGLNFKKLDSAQIEILNPGEGDFGINAAPEFVELKLQIGKEPLWISAQELYTSKRVRGWIDSLSVKRFVSNYEIGRSSEKRPMHLMEIKEDATTKKAVMIISRQHPPEVTGFLAMKSFIETLSGESPEAIAFREEFDVFVVPLMNPDGVDNGHWRHNMGGIDLNRDWENFNQPETQSVQNFLNKKSAEGYEFVFGADFHSTWDDIYYPIDSTVTGEKGQIVFDWIDGISNRLPQKQTNIKPSTTIHPTMVSRNYFYVNHNMPAIVFELGDNTPRDFLKEKGKVAAEELMKLLMN; this is translated from the coding sequence ATGACCGCTTACGACATTTCTGATTTTATAAAGGACTATCGCCAAAGCTTATTAAGAGTATTCATGGCCTTTCTTTTTTTATCCTTATGTATTTCATGTAAGAATACTGCAAAATCCGTGGAGAAAATTGTAGATACTAAATCAACTGGTTATCAAGGTCAAGCTCCCAGCCCAGTAGTCCCAACAACAAACAGACCAGTACAAAAACAATGGAAAGGAGTATGGACTTTTAACAACGAAACTTTTTTTTCCAACGATTTTGATGGGGCACGACTTAATGGCATTGCTGAAGATGGTAACGACCATTACACGATTTGGATTACTGCCGAGAATACCCCGATTAACGTAAGTCCTTGGTATGCTTTCAAAGTATGGACGGAAAATCCCAGAGAAATCACCGTTAAATTATCCTACCAAGATTCGAGGAGCCGGTATTATCCTAAAATCAGTAGGGACGGACTTAATTTTAAAAAACTGGATAGTGCGCAAATTGAGATTCTGAATCCTGGGGAAGGTGATTTTGGAATAAATGCTGCCCCTGAGTTTGTAGAATTAAAGTTGCAAATAGGGAAAGAACCTTTATGGATTTCTGCTCAGGAACTCTATACCTCCAAACGGGTGAGGGGCTGGATTGATTCTTTGTCCGTAAAGCGTTTCGTTTCCAATTATGAAATAGGTAGAAGTTCAGAAAAAAGACCGATGCACCTTATGGAAATTAAGGAAGATGCTACTACTAAAAAGGCAGTCATGATTATTTCCAGACAACATCCTCCTGAAGTCACCGGATTTTTGGCAATGAAGTCCTTTATAGAAACACTAAGTGGAGAAAGCCCTGAAGCCATTGCGTTTAGAGAGGAATTTGACGTTTTCGTAGTGCCCTTAATGAATCCCGATGGAGTTGACAACGGACATTGGCGCCACAATATGGGCGGTATAGATTTGAATCGGGACTGGGAAAATTTTAATCAACCCGAAACTCAAAGTGTACAAAACTTTCTTAACAAAAAAAGTGCAGAAGGCTACGAATTTGTTTTTGGTGCGGACTTTCACTCTACTTGGGACGATATTTATTATCCCATTGATAGTACCGTTACTGGAGAAAAAGGGCAAATTGTATTTGATTGGATTGATGGTATTAGCAACCGTTTACCTCAGAAACAGACCAATATTAAACCGTCAACCACTATACATCCGACTATGGTTTCTCGTAATTATTTTTATGTAAACCACAACATGCCCGCAATAGTTTTTGAGTTGGGAGACAATACACCGCGAGATTTTCTAAAAGAAAAAGGTAAAGTTGCGGCAGAAGAATTAATGAAACTTCTTATGAATTAG
- a CDS encoding Rossmann-like and DUF2520 domain-containing protein, with protein sequence MISVVIVGTGNVAKHLFDAFIQSEKVLVNQVIGRNKSQLKYFEKNTKTSSNFEKAYPSDILILAVSDDVIGELSEYFRKSNALVVHTSGSALKETLSSQRKGVFYPLQTFTEGQKIDFETIPICIEAEDNSDLELLEELASSISGQVFKISSEQRKSLHIAAVYVNNFTNYMYQIGKEICEENNVPFEILMPLIRETSNKIERISPKEAQTGPARRNDRKTLHAQLSLLKKNEHREIYKIMTNTIKAAYGKEL encoded by the coding sequence ATGATATCTGTGGTCATCGTGGGAACCGGTAATGTGGCAAAACATCTTTTTGATGCTTTTATACAATCGGAAAAAGTTTTAGTTAACCAAGTAATTGGGCGGAATAAAAGTCAATTGAAATATTTTGAGAAGAACACTAAGACCAGTTCTAATTTTGAAAAGGCATATCCCTCGGACATTTTAATTCTTGCCGTTAGCGATGACGTAATTGGTGAGCTATCCGAATATTTTAGAAAAAGTAATGCTTTGGTTGTACATACCTCCGGAAGTGCTCTTAAGGAAACACTTTCATCCCAAAGGAAAGGTGTATTTTATCCATTGCAAACCTTTACCGAGGGTCAAAAAATCGATTTTGAAACGATTCCAATCTGTATCGAAGCTGAAGACAATAGCGATTTAGAATTACTTGAGGAATTGGCCAGCTCTATATCAGGTCAAGTATTCAAAATTTCATCGGAACAACGGAAATCACTTCATATTGCCGCGGTATATGTCAATAATTTTACAAATTACATGTATCAGATAGGTAAAGAAATTTGTGAAGAAAATAATGTTCCCTTTGAAATTTTAATGCCTTTAATACGGGAAACCTCCAATAAAATAGAAAGGATTTCCCCAAAAGAGGCTCAAACGGGTCCTGCAAGAAGAAATGACCGTAAAACATTGCATGCGCAATTATCCCTTTTAAAGAAAAATGAACATCGAGAAATTTACAAAATAATGACAAACACAATAAAGGCGGCATATGGAAAAGAGTTATAA
- a CDS encoding trans-sulfuration enzyme family protein → MKKKGLNTICTHEGELIDEQHKGAISPLYMSTSYAFDDVDIKRYPRYFNTPNQEGLCKKIAALEHAEDALIFGSGMAAVSTALMAFLRAGDHVVLQQTLYGGTYNLVTEEFSKYGITYSFTEGWETKDFEAKINKNTKVIYIETPSNPLLTITDLKRVAQLAKKHGIISMIDNTFASPVNQNPIDFGIDIVIHSATKYMGGHSDICAGAVASSKENMERIFHLAKNFGGSLSDYTVWLLERSIKTMGLRVKAQNANAMDMANFLSNHKDINAVNYPGLPMHKGHEIAKEQMRGFGGMLSFELKSYLDPALFQKSLKLIKSSMSLAGVESTVLSPTQTSHALMSPEVRAEQGIADGLIRFSLGIEEIEDIKEDLEQALEIVKSKASVTSNT, encoded by the coding sequence ATGAAGAAAAAAGGATTAAATACCATCTGTACGCATGAGGGAGAGCTAATTGATGAACAACATAAGGGGGCTATTTCACCACTATATATGAGTACTTCTTATGCATTTGACGATGTTGATATTAAAAGGTATCCCAGGTATTTTAATACGCCTAATCAAGAAGGGCTATGTAAAAAGATTGCAGCTTTGGAACATGCGGAAGATGCGCTTATATTCGGTAGTGGTATGGCAGCTGTTAGTACTGCTCTTATGGCATTTTTAAGGGCAGGGGACCATGTAGTGTTACAGCAAACTTTATATGGTGGCACTTATAATTTAGTTACAGAGGAATTTAGTAAATATGGTATAACCTACTCTTTTACCGAAGGATGGGAAACCAAAGATTTTGAGGCTAAAATCAATAAGAATACCAAGGTTATTTATATAGAAACCCCTTCCAATCCGTTACTGACTATTACCGATTTAAAACGTGTTGCCCAGCTCGCGAAAAAGCATGGAATAATTTCTATGATCGACAATACTTTTGCCAGCCCGGTCAACCAAAACCCTATCGACTTTGGAATTGATATCGTCATCCATAGCGCTACTAAATATATGGGGGGACACTCGGATATCTGTGCAGGAGCCGTTGCTTCATCCAAGGAAAATATGGAACGTATTTTTCATTTAGCTAAGAATTTTGGAGGTAGCTTAAGCGACTATACGGTTTGGTTATTAGAGCGAAGCATAAAAACTATGGGATTGCGAGTTAAGGCTCAAAATGCAAATGCCATGGATATGGCAAATTTTCTAAGCAATCATAAAGACATTAATGCGGTTAATTATCCAGGATTACCTATGCATAAGGGCCATGAGATTGCAAAAGAACAAATGCGAGGTTTTGGTGGTATGCTCTCCTTTGAGCTTAAATCCTATTTAGACCCCGCCTTATTCCAAAAATCGTTAAAACTTATTAAATCTTCCATGAGTCTTGCCGGTGTAGAGAGTACCGTATTATCTCCCACACAAACTTCTCATGCTTTAATGAGCCCAGAAGTAAGGGCGGAACAAGGTATTGCCGATGGACTGATTAGGTTTTCCTTGGGAATTGAGGAAATAGAGGATATAAAAGAAGATTTAGAGCAGGCATTGGAGATTGTAAAGAGTAAAGCTTCGGTTACTTCCAATACCTAA
- a CDS encoding Maf family nucleotide pyrophosphatase gives MLKEKLKTHQIILASGSPRRQQFFKELGIDFEVRLKSVEEIYPENLKGKEISDYLAVLKSSVFLNELLPNEILITSDTVVWHQEESLAKAKSKDEAITMLHKLSGDWHEVITSVCFTTTSNQIVKNRTTKVKFSNLTDAEILHYVEHYKPYDKAGAYGIQEWIGLIAIEEIKGSYTNVVGLPTQLVYKTLMTMVE, from the coding sequence ATGCTTAAGGAAAAATTAAAAACCCATCAGATTATTTTAGCCTCCGGTTCGCCAAGACGCCAACAATTTTTTAAGGAGTTGGGAATAGATTTTGAGGTGCGGTTAAAATCGGTGGAAGAAATTTACCCCGAAAATCTGAAAGGAAAGGAGATTTCGGACTACCTGGCAGTATTAAAATCATCCGTCTTCCTGAATGAATTATTACCAAATGAAATCCTGATAACCTCGGATACCGTGGTCTGGCACCAGGAAGAATCACTTGCCAAGGCAAAATCAAAAGATGAGGCCATAACGATGTTGCATAAACTTTCGGGTGATTGGCATGAGGTCATTACTTCTGTTTGCTTTACGACAACAAGTAATCAAATTGTAAAAAACCGGACAACCAAAGTAAAATTCAGTAATCTAACAGATGCTGAAATCTTACATTACGTGGAGCACTATAAACCGTATGACAAGGCGGGGGCTTACGGGATTCAAGAGTGGATCGGCTTAATTGCCATTGAGGAGATAAAAGGCTCCTATACTAACGTTGTGGGATTACCTACCCAATTGGTTTACAAAACGTTAATGACCATGGTCGAGTAA
- a CDS encoding septum formation inhibitor Maf has product MFKKWLKLEISIVLLALIFTVVESCKEIGAEQEKAIALNAEEESATSSKRNLSQEFKDYWYAGNAEISSYKLEQARYGELREGTAVLIYVTEPFLPELQVKADDSDPSNIPVLKLNSTKNYLTGIYPYSIMTSSFYPVYDNQHALKVSFSSQEWCGQVYAQLNNRSDFDIMSHSYFETEADQNIKLTKMSLEDEIWNKIRIAPSDLPTGDMEMIPSFEYIRLTHKELKGYNATATLTSENEMSTYTISYPELERTLKINFTSDFPHTIESWTDSFKGGYGQNAKVLTSTATKINSLKTPYWQQNQNKDLYLRDSLGL; this is encoded by the coding sequence ATGTTCAAGAAGTGGCTTAAACTAGAAATATCAATCGTTTTATTAGCACTTATTTTTACAGTTGTGGAATCGTGCAAAGAAATAGGTGCGGAGCAAGAAAAGGCTATCGCTTTAAATGCAGAGGAAGAAAGTGCAACATCGTCTAAAAGGAATCTTTCACAAGAATTTAAGGATTATTGGTATGCCGGAAATGCAGAAATAAGCTCATACAAACTGGAGCAGGCAAGATACGGTGAACTACGCGAAGGCACTGCTGTCTTAATCTATGTTACCGAACCCTTTTTGCCTGAATTGCAGGTGAAGGCAGACGATAGCGACCCGAGTAACATTCCGGTACTTAAATTGAACAGTACTAAAAATTACCTTACGGGCATCTACCCCTACTCCATCATGACCAGTAGTTTTTATCCGGTTTATGATAACCAACATGCATTAAAGGTTTCGTTTTCCAGTCAAGAGTGGTGTGGTCAGGTCTATGCGCAATTGAATAATAGAAGTGATTTTGACATTATGTCGCACTCCTATTTTGAAACGGAGGCAGATCAAAATATCAAATTGACAAAGATGTCCTTGGAAGATGAAATTTGGAACAAAATAAGAATTGCGCCCTCTGATTTACCAACAGGTGACATGGAAATGATTCCCTCTTTTGAATACATAAGGTTGACACACAAAGAATTGAAGGGATACAATGCAACGGCAACGCTAACATCGGAGAACGAAATGAGTACTTACACCATTTCGTATCCAGAATTGGAACGCACCTTAAAGATTAATTTCACTTCTGATTTTCCACATACCATAGAGAGTTGGACAGATTCCTTTAAAGGAGGTTATGGGCAAAATGCTAAGGTGCTAACCTCTACCGCTACAAAAATAAATTCCTTAAAAACTCCTTACTGGCAACAAAACCAGAATAAGGATTTATATTTACGCGATAGTTTAGGACTGTAG
- the bshB1 gene encoding bacillithiol biosynthesis deacetylase BshB1: MKLDILVFGAHPDDAELGAGGTIAKEVSRGKKVGIIDLTRGELGTRGSAEIRDKEAAAAAKVLGVIVRENLKFRDGFFRNDEHHQMEIIKILRKYRPNVVLCNTIEDRHIDHARGSELVSNSCFLSGLIKIETQLDGEDQEAWRPKVVYHYIQWKNIKPDFVVDISGFISKKTDAIEAYASQFHDPDSDEPETPISSKTFIDSVHYRARDLGRLIGQDYAEGFTAERLLAIDSLDALI; this comes from the coding sequence ATGAAATTAGATATACTAGTATTTGGGGCTCATCCAGATGATGCCGAACTTGGAGCCGGAGGCACGATTGCGAAAGAAGTATCAAGGGGTAAAAAGGTAGGGATTATAGACCTTACCCGTGGCGAGCTAGGAACTAGAGGTTCTGCTGAGATTAGAGATAAGGAAGCTGCCGCAGCAGCAAAAGTATTGGGAGTGATAGTGCGGGAAAACTTGAAATTCAGGGATGGCTTTTTTAGAAACGACGAGCATCATCAAATGGAAATCATAAAGATACTGCGCAAGTACAGGCCAAACGTTGTGTTGTGCAATACCATAGAGGACAGACATATAGACCACGCAAGAGGTAGTGAACTGGTTAGTAATTCATGCTTTTTAAGTGGTTTAATTAAAATTGAGACCCAACTTGATGGTGAAGATCAGGAGGCATGGCGACCCAAAGTGGTGTACCACTACATACAATGGAAAAATATTAAACCTGATTTTGTTGTTGACATTAGTGGTTTTATTTCAAAGAAAACAGATGCCATAGAAGCTTATGCTTCCCAATTCCATGATCCCGATAGCGATGAGCCGGAAACTCCTATAAGTAGTAAAACGTTTATAGACAGTGTACATTACAGAGCACGAGATTTAGGAAGGTTAATCGGTCAAGACTATGCCGAAGGTTTTACAGCGGAACGGCTGTTGGCCATTGATTCCCTAGACGCTTTGATTTAA
- a CDS encoding sensor histidine kinase, whose translation MAEASLGLKKDSIAEVYALEAYDYALKIKDKPGIQESSKILHSSNKAKGNFETALMYHERYQEVTNELSKNENEKGLTMLKTKIQYDQQKKQLILENEKALAKQKVYIYIALFILLIFLGITMLIRKNAEIQKKLNVELISKTKDLEKKEEHLKDVNHTKDKLFSIIGHDLRGPIGAFQGLIKLFKEGEMSKDEFLSFVPKLKTDIDHISFTLNNLLSWGQTQMNGSSTKPCITPLENIVEENIALLSEIASNKSIKLINRVEPNTLTWSDSDQLDIIIRNLISNALKFTPEKGMVTIGATEKLNQWEIYVRDNGIGMDEETMGKIFSKNSSHTTYGTNDEKGTGLGLALCKEMVEKNNGIIWVNSAQNKGSSFYFTIPKAKKSTRKVLKSKRLGNQWPTAVPL comes from the coding sequence ATGGCGGAAGCTTCATTGGGACTTAAAAAGGATAGTATTGCCGAAGTTTATGCGCTAGAGGCATACGATTATGCCTTAAAGATAAAAGATAAACCTGGCATACAGGAATCTTCAAAAATTCTTCATTCATCAAACAAGGCTAAGGGTAATTTTGAAACTGCTTTAATGTATCACGAACGTTATCAAGAAGTTACAAACGAACTATCAAAAAATGAGAATGAAAAAGGTCTTACCATGTTAAAGACCAAAATACAATATGACCAACAAAAAAAACAATTGATCTTAGAGAATGAAAAGGCTCTGGCAAAACAAAAAGTTTACATTTACATAGCACTTTTTATTTTGCTAATATTCTTAGGAATAACAATGCTTATTAGAAAAAATGCTGAAATTCAGAAAAAATTAAATGTAGAATTAATATCCAAAACAAAGGATCTTGAGAAAAAAGAAGAGCATTTAAAAGATGTAAACCATACCAAGGATAAACTTTTCTCGATTATTGGACACGATTTACGTGGACCTATTGGAGCTTTTCAAGGGCTTATTAAACTTTTTAAGGAGGGTGAAATGTCTAAAGACGAATTCTTGAGTTTCGTCCCTAAGTTAAAAACAGATATAGATCATATATCATTTACGTTGAACAACCTATTGTCTTGGGGTCAAACTCAAATGAACGGTTCTAGTACCAAACCCTGCATCACTCCTTTAGAGAATATTGTTGAAGAAAACATAGCACTATTGTCCGAAATAGCATCGAACAAATCAATAAAACTGATAAACAGAGTAGAACCAAATACATTGACTTGGTCAGATTCAGATCAGTTAGACATTATTATAAGAAATTTAATTAGTAATGCCTTAAAGTTTACTCCAGAAAAAGGAATGGTTACCATCGGTGCAACTGAAAAACTGAATCAATGGGAAATTTACGTTAGGGACAATGGTATTGGTATGGATGAGGAGACGATGGGTAAAATATTCAGTAAAAACTCTTCGCATACAACCTACGGCACTAATGATGAAAAAGGTACCGGATTAGGACTAGCGCTATGTAAAGAAATGGTTGAAAAAAATAATGGGATTATTTGGGTGAATAGTGCCCAGAACAAGGGCTCCAGCTTTTACTTTACCATCCCAAAGGCTAAAAAAAGTACAAGAAAAGTGCTTAAATCAAAGCGTCTAGGGAATCAATGGCCAACAGCCGTTCCGCTGTAA
- a CDS encoding tetratricopeptide repeat protein produces the protein MSSILLSKKRFARNKLFTFVLGLVFTNTILYSQLDIRDSLLNEINIHRAQNHFNEQDTLHIKNLLELATELRYYNLDSLFLLSKNALDLSQKSDYTKGKTKAFSTLGLYYSDKGKHTLAIEKFQLAMQLAAQTEDSKLLLKAKGDLAREYEYLGDYSKALQQYLETVELAQKADEKDILSVVNENIANLYISLKDYDQAMVFYKKVKAINKEIGNPVFMAETMSNMASAFADMGELDHAMYNANSCIKIFEEKKLLIGWPTRIK, from the coding sequence GTGAGTTCAATTTTATTATCAAAAAAGAGATTTGCACGAAATAAGCTATTCACATTTGTTCTTGGTCTAGTTTTTACAAATACCATTTTATATTCCCAACTGGACATTCGTGATAGTCTTCTAAATGAAATTAATATACATAGAGCACAAAATCACTTTAATGAGCAGGATACACTGCATATAAAAAATTTACTAGAACTCGCAACAGAACTTCGGTATTACAATTTAGACAGCCTTTTTCTTTTATCGAAGAATGCCTTGGATTTAAGCCAGAAGTCAGACTACACAAAAGGAAAAACAAAAGCATTTTCTACGTTAGGCCTCTACTATTCGGATAAAGGCAAACATACCCTTGCCATTGAAAAATTTCAATTAGCTATGCAATTAGCGGCACAGACGGAAGACTCCAAACTTTTGTTGAAAGCCAAGGGTGATCTTGCTAGAGAATACGAATATTTAGGCGACTATTCCAAAGCCTTGCAGCAATATTTAGAAACAGTGGAGCTCGCACAGAAAGCTGACGAAAAAGACATACTTTCCGTAGTTAACGAAAATATTGCCAATCTGTACATATCACTCAAAGATTATGACCAAGCAATGGTTTTCTATAAAAAGGTAAAGGCAATTAATAAAGAAATTGGCAACCCTGTATTTATGGCAGAAACTATGAGTAATATGGCTTCGGCCTTTGCGGATATGGGCGAACTGGACCATGCCATGTATAATGCCAATAGCTGTATCAAAATATTTGAAGAAAAAAAATTATTGATTGGCTGGCCTACGCGTATCAAATAA
- a CDS encoding MATE family efflux transporter, with translation MKSLIKSIQKFLKYFWIAISGQESEFTTGSIRKAIFMLSVPMILEMLMESIFALVDIAYVSQVSVNAVATIGLTESVVTLIYAVAIGLSMAATAVVARRVGEKDLNGAKEAAVQAIGLGILVSLVVGFFGFIYAKDILSLMGAEPDLIAEGYGYTKLLLGGNLTIMLLFLINAIFRGAGDASIAMWTLVLSNGLNIILDPIFIFGWGFVPEYGVMGAAIATNIGRGTAVIFQMGILFFGWSRIKLAFRDLILNVKVMLNLIRVSLGGIAQFLIGTSSWVFLMRMMSEFGSEVLAGYTIAIRVMLFTLMPSWGMSNAAATLVGQNLGAEKPERAETSVWKTGKYNAYFMGAVSLVYLFFAKEIVGWFNSNPAVIENGGLCLQIIAAGYIFYAYGMVVTQAFNGSGDTRTPTRINLIAFWLFQLPFAYLAAFYFNLGALGVFLAITSAEILLAIISIILFRKGKWKTFKV, from the coding sequence ATGAAATCACTTATAAAATCAATACAAAAGTTTTTAAAATATTTCTGGATAGCTATTTCGGGTCAGGAATCGGAATTTACTACAGGTAGCATTCGAAAGGCCATTTTTATGCTTTCCGTACCCATGATTTTGGAAATGCTCATGGAGTCCATTTTCGCTTTGGTGGACATTGCCTATGTTTCACAGGTCAGCGTTAATGCCGTAGCAACCATTGGGCTAACGGAATCGGTCGTAACCTTGATATATGCCGTTGCCATTGGACTGAGTATGGCGGCGACGGCCGTAGTTGCTCGTAGGGTAGGAGAGAAGGACCTTAATGGGGCCAAGGAAGCTGCCGTACAGGCCATAGGATTGGGAATATTGGTTTCGCTGGTCGTTGGGTTTTTCGGATTTATTTATGCCAAGGATATTTTATCCTTAATGGGTGCAGAGCCCGACCTTATTGCCGAAGGATATGGCTATACCAAGTTACTTTTAGGGGGCAACCTGACCATCATGTTACTTTTCCTGATCAACGCTATTTTTCGCGGTGCCGGTGATGCCTCAATTGCAATGTGGACCTTAGTACTTTCCAACGGACTAAACATAATTTTGGACCCTATTTTCATTTTTGGATGGGGATTTGTCCCCGAGTATGGTGTTATGGGAGCTGCTATAGCGACTAACATAGGGCGCGGAACCGCCGTAATTTTTCAAATGGGCATTCTATTTTTTGGATGGAGTAGAATTAAGTTGGCTTTTAGGGATTTGATCTTAAATGTAAAAGTGATGTTGAACCTGATACGGGTTTCCCTTGGAGGAATCGCCCAATTTCTTATAGGTACGTCCAGCTGGGTATTTTTAATGCGTATGATGTCCGAATTTGGAAGCGAAGTCCTAGCAGGTTATACGATCGCCATTCGTGTTATGCTTTTTACTTTAATGCCTTCTTGGGGAATGAGTAATGCTGCGGCAACATTGGTGGGGCAAAACTTGGGGGCTGAAAAACCCGAACGCGCTGAAACATCGGTTTGGAAAACAGGGAAATACAATGCTTATTTTATGGGAGCCGTCTCGTTAGTGTACCTGTTTTTTGCCAAAGAGATTGTGGGGTGGTTTAATAGTAACCCCGCGGTAATCGAAAATGGAGGCCTTTGTTTGCAGATAATTGCGGCAGGTTATATCTTTTATGCCTACGGTATGGTCGTGACCCAGGCTTTTAACGGTTCTGGAGATACCCGCACCCCTACTAGAATTAATTTAATTGCTTTTTGGCTTTTTCAGTTGCCATTTGCCTACTTGGCAGCTTTTTATTTCAATCTGGGAGCGCTTGGGGTGTTTTTGGCCATAACCTCAGCGGAAATCTTGTTGGCTATTATTTCCATTATTCTATTTCGTAAGGGAAAGTGGAAAACCTTTAAGGTTTAG
- a CDS encoding KdsC family phosphatase — MEKSYKEYLKDITTFVFDVDGVLTDGSLLITTEGEMLRKMNVKDGYAMKVALDKGYKICIITGGTNEGVRNRLRGLGIIDIYLGSHHKDEPLDEYLDVYNIDPKHVVYMGDDIPDIPPLKAVGLATCPQNAVPEVKAVCHYISHINGGDGCVRDIIEQVLKVRGDWMDNFSAANA, encoded by the coding sequence ATGGAAAAGAGTTATAAGGAATATCTTAAAGACATTACTACGTTCGTGTTTGATGTGGACGGCGTTCTTACGGACGGCAGCCTCTTAATTACCACAGAAGGCGAAATGCTGCGCAAGATGAATGTTAAAGATGGATATGCCATGAAAGTTGCCTTAGACAAGGGCTATAAAATTTGTATCATAACCGGCGGAACCAATGAAGGGGTGAGAAACAGGCTACGCGGTCTGGGAATAATAGATATCTATTTAGGATCCCATCACAAAGATGAACCGCTCGACGAGTATTTGGATGTTTACAACATTGACCCAAAACATGTTGTTTACATGGGGGACGATATACCTGACATTCCTCCTTTAAAAGCTGTAGGTTTGGCGACCTGCCCACAAAACGCAGTTCCAGAAGTGAAAGCCGTTTGCCACTATATTTCCCATATCAACGGAGGAGATGGATGTGTTAGGGATATCATTGAACAAGTTCTAAAAGTCCGTGGGGATTGGATGGATAATTTTAGTGCCGCTAATGCTTAA